Genomic segment of Parachlamydia sp. AcF125:
CTCGTCATAGTTTGAAACCATTTCGACTGTGTTTTTATCTAAATCTTCCATGAGTTGCACGGAAGCATGCGTTAAGCGGGCTTCTGTATAACGCATCGCGGCGGGCTGGTCGCCGTCCACCGAGCCGAAGTTTCCTTGACCATCGATCAGGGGATAGCGCATGAGCCAACCTTGAGCCATGCGGACAAGGGTTGGGTAAATGACTTGCTCACCATGGGGGTGGTAGTCACCAGACGTATCACCTGAAATCTTGGCACATTTACGATGCTTTCCACCAGGACTTAAATTCAGTTGGCGCATGGCATAGAGAATTCGCCTCTGAGAGGGTTTCAAGCCATCGCGCGCATCCGGCAAAGCGCGGGCTATAATCACTGACATCGAATAGCGCAAATAGCTATCCTTCATTTCATCTTCAACATTACGAGGAACGACAATCTCGTTTTCAGTGTAAGACATTATTTCTCCTGGAATATAACCAATGATTAAACATCTAGATTTTTGACTGATAAAGCGTGCTGCTCAATAAAAGCACGCCGTGGCGGTACTGCTTCACCCATTAGCATTGTAAACATGTGGTCTGCAGCAACCATATCAGGCAGGGTAACGCGTACAAGAGTGCGCTGCTCAGGATCCATGGTGGTTTCCCAGAGTTGGTCGGCGTTCATTTCGCCCAAGCCTTTATAACGTTGGATCTCAATCCCTTTTCTTCCATTTTCACGAATGAAGGCCAACACTTCCCCAAGGGTGGAAAAAGGGGTGCTTTTTCCCCCATCTTCCACGATGTCCAATAAATGGCCGTCAGCGATGAGATAATGTTCGAAGTTAAACCCAAAAGAACTTAAGCGATCGAGCAAGCTCTGCAAGGAAGTCTCTTCGTATAACTCGATAAAATTAAAGCGGGTAGGGCGGAAGGTGCGCATCTCGTCTGTAATTTCAGACTCAGGAATAGAAGCCAAAGTTTCTTGGTGGCGAAGCTGCTGCTCTTCTTCATCTTGTTGCTTAAGGGATTCAAATTCTTGGATGGAATAAGCAAACTTAGAACCTCTTAACAGGTTGACTTGAAAGCGGGCGAGTTTTCCTTCTGCATTTTTTGAAGCTAAAAGTTCTCTAAAGGAGACGCCTTTGCGTTCAATCCGGGAGACAAAGGCTTCCATTTCCAGCAAGGTTTCGATGAGTTCTTGCATTCTTTCTGTCTGAAGTTCTGTCTCTTTTACTCTTATTTTAATATCGCTAACTCCCAGCTCGAGCAAATAGTCGTCCATTTCTTTCTCAGAACGGATATAACGGCTCGTCTTTTTACGAGTTACGCGGTAAAGAGGGGGTTGCGCAATATAAATGTGGTTATTCTCCACCAGTCCCGGCATGTGGCGATAAAAAAAGGTCAACAGTAGGGTGCGAATGTGAGAGCCGTCAACGTCAGCGTCCGTCATAATGATGATCTTATGGTAGCGCAGCTTTTCCACGTTAAACCCATCCCGCCCAATTCCACATCCCAGAGCTGCCACCATGGTGCCAACCTCTTGGTTTCCGAGAACTTTTTCTAAACGAGCTTTTTCCACGTTTAAAATTTTGCCGCGAATAGGAAGAATGGCTTGAAAACGGCGATCCCGTCCCGATTTGGCAGAGCCGCCCGCAGAGTCTCCCTCAACAATGTAAATTTCGCAGAGTGCCGGATTTTTTTCTTGGCAGTCTGTCAATTTACCTGGAAGGCGAGCACTATCGAGAGCCGACTTGCGCAAAGTGAGTTCGCGCGCTTTGCGCGCAGCTTCACGGGCTTGGGCCGCTAAAATGGCTTTGTCGGCGATAGCCCTTGAAATCGCAGGATTTTCTTCTAGATAGATGGCGAGTTCTTCTCCCACGATTTGTTGGACCACAGATCCTACATCGCTATTTCCTAAACGTTGTTTGGTTTGCCCTTCAAATTGGGGATTGGCAACTTTAACAGAAATAACAGCTGTTAAGCCTTCGCGCATATCCTCGCCAGTAATCGAATATTTATCGCTTTTGAGAAGGCCGTGATTCTTGATGTAGTTGTTAAGGACGCGCGTGAGGGCTGTCGAAAAACCTGTTAAGTGTGTTCCTCCACTGCGCGTGGCAATATTATTGACATAAGAATAAATATTTTCGTTGTAGCCATCATTCCACTGCATAGATCCTTCAAATTCAATAGGTCCGTCATCTCCTTGACGCGAGCCATGGAAGTAGATGGGAGTGGGGAAGAGGGGCTCTTTGTTTTCATTTAGGTAGGAAACAAAAGAGAGGAGTCCTCCGCTATAGCAAAAATTGACATCGTCTTTATTGGGATCCCGTTCATCGTGAAAATAAATATTAATCCCTTTATTTAAGAAGGCGAGTTCTCGCAAACGTTTGGCCAAGATGTCGTAGTCAAAGGAGGTGACTGTCATGACGGTTTCGTCGGGAAGAAA
This window contains:
- the gyrB gene encoding DNA topoisomerase (ATP-hydrolyzing) subunit B; translation: MANDTLNSEDNKIAQKAYDASSITVLEGLQAVRERPGMYIGDTASNGLHQLVYEAVDNCIDEAMAGYCSAIYVTLHKDGAATIEDNGRGIPIQKHEKESLKQGRDVSALEVVMTILHAGGKFDKDTYKVSGGLHGVGVSCVCALSKKLVVQVYNQGSIYEMEFSKGQVVRPLSVVGTTTKRGTKLTFLPDETVMTVTSFDYDILAKRLRELAFLNKGINIYFHDERDPNKDDVNFCYSGGLLSFVSYLNENKEPLFPTPIYFHGSRQGDDGPIEFEGSMQWNDGYNENIYSYVNNIATRSGGTHLTGFSTALTRVLNNYIKNHGLLKSDKYSITGEDMREGLTAVISVKVANPQFEGQTKQRLGNSDVGSVVQQIVGEELAIYLEENPAISRAIADKAILAAQAREAARKARELTLRKSALDSARLPGKLTDCQEKNPALCEIYIVEGDSAGGSAKSGRDRRFQAILPIRGKILNVEKARLEKVLGNQEVGTMVAALGCGIGRDGFNVEKLRYHKIIIMTDADVDGSHIRTLLLTFFYRHMPGLVENNHIYIAQPPLYRVTRKKTSRYIRSEKEMDDYLLELGVSDIKIRVKETELQTERMQELIETLLEMEAFVSRIERKGVSFRELLASKNAEGKLARFQVNLLRGSKFAYSIQEFESLKQQDEEEQQLRHQETLASIPESEITDEMRTFRPTRFNFIELYEETSLQSLLDRLSSFGFNFEHYLIADGHLLDIVEDGGKSTPFSTLGEVLAFIRENGRKGIEIQRYKGLGEMNADQLWETTMDPEQRTLVRVTLPDMVAADHMFTMLMGEAVPPRRAFIEQHALSVKNLDV